The Cytobacillus luteolus genome window below encodes:
- a CDS encoding PIN/TRAM domain-containing protein, with protein MLKRIVQLFFLIIGGMLGIFFIPELFELLNVGDIPYLDKPYTLAILGAIILFITTFWLVDYIVGLIRWLEETLVKAPVTDVLFGSLGIIFGLIVAFLIVIPLKSIQFTVVNTVVPIFVTLLLGYLGFQVGFKKRDELVNLFSSSNKSGKKKGLDDEEVDPSAKKLKILDTSVIIDGRIADICQTGFLEGVIVIPRFVLEELQHIADSSDVLKRNRGRRGLDILNRIQKELSIKVEIYEGDFDEIAEVDSKLVKLAQLTMGVVVTNDFNLNKVCELQNVAVLNINDLANAVKPVVLPGEELNVQVIKDGKEYNQGVAYLDDGTMIVVEEGRDYIGKKIDVLVTSVLQTSAGRMIFAKPKLLEKAL; from the coding sequence ATGTTAAAACGTATTGTACAGCTATTTTTTCTTATAATAGGAGGAATGCTCGGGATTTTCTTTATACCTGAACTATTTGAGCTGTTAAATGTCGGTGATATTCCGTATTTAGATAAACCATATACACTTGCCATATTAGGTGCTATTATTTTATTCATTACTACATTTTGGTTAGTTGATTACATTGTTGGTTTAATTAGATGGCTTGAAGAAACGTTAGTGAAAGCACCAGTTACCGATGTATTGTTTGGAAGTTTAGGTATTATTTTTGGATTAATCGTTGCTTTTTTAATTGTTATTCCTTTAAAGTCCATACAGTTTACTGTTGTAAATACAGTAGTCCCTATTTTTGTAACCCTACTTCTAGGCTACCTAGGATTCCAAGTTGGTTTTAAAAAGAGAGACGAACTAGTTAATCTATTTAGTAGCTCTAATAAAAGTGGTAAGAAAAAAGGTCTAGATGATGAAGAGGTTGACCCATCAGCAAAGAAGTTAAAAATTTTAGATACAAGTGTCATTATTGATGGGAGAATTGCGGACATTTGCCAAACTGGGTTCTTAGAAGGGGTTATTGTTATCCCTAGATTTGTCCTTGAAGAATTGCAGCATATAGCAGACTCTTCAGATGTACTTAAACGAAATCGCGGTAGAAGAGGGCTAGATATTTTAAATCGTATCCAGAAGGAGTTATCAATCAAAGTTGAGATTTATGAAGGCGACTTTGATGAAATTGCTGAGGTCGATAGTAAGCTTGTAAAGCTAGCACAGTTAACAATGGGTGTAGTAGTTACCAATGATTTTAACCTAAATAAGGTATGTGAATTGCAGAACGTTGCTGTGTTAAATATAAATGATTTAGCAAATGCGGTTAAACCAGTTGTATTACCTGGTGAAGAATTAAATGTACAAGTAATTAAGGACGGTAAGGAATATAATCAAGGAGTTGCCTATCTCGATGATGGTACGATGATTGTTGTCGAGGAAGGTAGGGATTATATAGGTAAAAAGATTGATGTACTGGTAACAAGTGTACTTCAAACATCAGCAGGACGAATGATTTTTGCGAAACCAAAGCTACTAGAAAAGGCATTATAA
- the clpC gene encoding ATP-dependent protease ATP-binding subunit ClpC, protein MMFGRFTERAQKVLALAQEEAVRLGHNNIGTEHILLGLIREGEGIAAKALVALGLGPEKIQKEVEGLIGRGQDASQTIHYTPRAKKVIELSMDEARKLGHSYVGTEHILLGLIREGEGVAARVLNNLGVSLNKARQQVLQLLGSNESSSGHQGGGAANANTPTLDSLARDLTAIAREGSLDPVIGRSKEIQRVIEVLSRRTKNNPVLIGEPGVGKTAIAEGLAQQIINNEVPETLRDKRVMTLDMGTVVAGTKYRGEFEDRLKKVMDEIRQAGNIILFIDELHTLIGAGGAEGAIDASNILKPSLARGELQCIGATTLDEYRKYIEKDAALERRFQPIQVDEPTIEESIQILQGLRDRYEAHHRVSITDESIIQAVKLSDRYISDRFLPDKAIDLIDEAGSKVRLRSYTAPPNLKELEQKLEGVRKEKDAAVQSQEFEKAASLRDSEQRLREKLEETKKNWKEKQGQENSEVTVDDIATVVANWTGIPVAKLAQTETEKLLNMEEILHSRVIGQEEAVKAVAKAVRRSRAGLKDPKRPTGSFIFLGPTGVGKTELARALAESIFGDEDAMIRIDMSEYMEKHSTSRLVGSPPGYVGYEEGGQLTEKVRRKPYSVVLLDEIEKAHPDVFNILLQVLEDGRLTDSKGRLVDFRNTIVIMTSNVGASTLKRNKYVGFNLQDETQDYKDMKSKVMEELKKSFRPEFLNRIDEIIVFHALEKKHLKDIVTLMSDQLTKRLVEQEIKLELTDAAKDKIVEEGHDLEYGARPLRRAIQKQVEDRLSEELLRGTIEKGQSIVLDIENGEFVVRSAEKVK, encoded by the coding sequence ATGATGTTTGGAAGATTTACTGAGCGAGCACAAAAAGTATTAGCACTAGCGCAAGAAGAAGCGGTGCGTTTAGGACATAACAATATCGGTACAGAACATATTTTATTAGGTTTAATTCGCGAAGGTGAAGGGATTGCAGCGAAGGCTTTAGTTGCTTTAGGATTAGGTCCTGAAAAAATTCAAAAAGAAGTAGAAGGCCTTATCGGTCGTGGTCAAGATGCATCACAAACAATCCACTATACACCTAGAGCAAAAAAAGTTATCGAACTATCTATGGACGAAGCTAGAAAGCTTGGTCACTCATATGTCGGAACGGAACATATCCTACTTGGATTAATTCGTGAAGGTGAGGGAGTGGCTGCAAGAGTTTTAAATAATCTAGGTGTTAGCTTAAACAAAGCTAGACAACAGGTTCTACAACTACTAGGTAGCAATGAGTCTTCTTCAGGGCATCAAGGAGGAGGAGCAGCTAATGCAAATACTCCGACACTTGATAGTTTAGCAAGAGACTTAACTGCCATTGCAAGAGAAGGAAGTCTTGACCCTGTTATTGGTCGAAGCAAAGAAATACAGCGTGTGATTGAAGTCCTGAGCCGTCGTACGAAAAATAATCCTGTTCTTATTGGTGAGCCAGGTGTAGGTAAAACAGCAATTGCCGAAGGGTTAGCGCAACAAATTATTAACAATGAGGTACCTGAAACCCTAAGAGATAAGCGTGTAATGACATTAGATATGGGAACAGTTGTAGCTGGAACAAAATATCGTGGTGAATTCGAAGATCGTTTAAAAAAGGTAATGGATGAAATTCGCCAAGCAGGAAATATCATTTTATTCATTGATGAGCTTCATACATTAATTGGTGCTGGTGGAGCAGAAGGTGCCATCGATGCTTCAAATATTTTAAAACCGTCATTAGCACGTGGAGAATTGCAATGTATTGGAGCAACTACACTAGATGAGTACCGAAAGTACATTGAGAAAGATGCAGCATTAGAAAGAAGATTCCAGCCTATACAAGTAGATGAACCAACTATTGAAGAATCCATTCAAATTTTACAAGGGCTAAGAGACCGCTATGAAGCGCATCATCGTGTTTCAATTACTGATGAATCTATCATTCAAGCTGTAAAACTATCTGACCGTTATATCTCAGATCGATTTTTACCAGATAAAGCAATTGATTTAATTGATGAAGCTGGTTCGAAAGTTCGTTTACGATCCTATACTGCTCCTCCTAATTTAAAAGAGCTCGAGCAAAAGCTAGAGGGTGTTAGGAAGGAAAAGGACGCTGCAGTGCAAAGTCAGGAATTTGAAAAAGCCGCATCCTTACGTGACAGTGAACAGCGCTTGAGAGAAAAGCTTGAAGAAACAAAGAAAAACTGGAAAGAAAAACAAGGTCAAGAAAACTCTGAAGTTACGGTGGATGATATTGCAACAGTTGTTGCGAACTGGACTGGTATTCCTGTAGCTAAGCTAGCTCAAACAGAAACTGAAAAGTTATTAAATATGGAGGAAATCCTTCACTCGCGTGTAATTGGACAGGAAGAAGCTGTAAAAGCAGTTGCTAAGGCAGTTAGACGTTCAAGAGCAGGCTTAAAGGATCCAAAACGCCCAACAGGTTCATTTATTTTCTTAGGACCTACTGGTGTGGGTAAGACGGAGCTAGCAAGAGCTTTAGCTGAATCAATATTCGGTGATGAGGATGCAATGATCCGTATTGATATGTCAGAGTATATGGAAAAGCATTCGACTTCAAGATTAGTAGGTTCACCTCCAGGATATGTTGGATATGAGGAAGGCGGACAACTAACAGAGAAGGTACGTCGTAAACCTTATTCTGTTGTTCTTTTAGATGAAATTGAGAAAGCACATCCAGACGTATTCAATATTTTATTACAGGTATTAGAGGATGGACGCTTAACAGATTCGAAAGGTCGATTAGTCGATTTCCGTAATACAATAGTGATTATGACATCTAACGTAGGGGCTAGTACCTTAAAGAGAAACAAGTATGTTGGATTTAATCTACAAGATGAAACACAAGATTATAAGGACATGAAGAGCAAGGTTATGGAGGAGCTTAAAAAATCCTTCCGACCAGAGTTCTTAAATCGTATTGATGAAATAATAGTCTTCCATGCTTTAGAGAAAAAGCATTTGAAAGACATTGTTACATTAATGTCCGATCAATTAACAAAACGATTAGTTGAACAGGAAATTAAGTTAGAACTAACAGATGCTGCAAAAGATAAAATTGTGGAAGAAGGCCACGATTTAGAATATGGAGCAAGGCCTTTACGTAGAGCAATCCAAAAACAAGTCGAAGACCGTCTTTCTGAGGAATTATTGCGAGGAACGATTGAAAAGGGTCAAAGTATTGTCTTAGACATTGAAAATGGTGAATTTGTCGTTAGGTCTGCTGAAAAGGTAAAATAA
- the disA gene encoding DNA integrity scanning diadenylate cyclase DisA codes for MIEHHQNDKSLNHILRFIAPGTPIREGIDNVLRAKTGGLIVVGYNEIVKEVVDGGFQINSPFSPAYLYELAKMDGAIILNESGSKILYANAQLVPSTNTLSTETGMRHRTAERVARQTGALVVAISQRRNVITLYQGEFRYALKDIGVILTKANQAIQTLEKYKTVLDQAITDLGALEFEELVTHAEVLQVLHRIEMVLRIKSEILCYINELGTEGRLLRLQMTELLVNVEKEAALVIKDYMKDRASEPYEILDKLQELSNEELLDDTIILKLLGYSVATDPDEVIATRGYRILNKIPRLPPLIIENLVSTFQNMKQIMQSSVEQLDEVEGIGEVRARKIKEGLKRIREQLFIDRQI; via the coding sequence ATGATTGAACACCATCAAAATGATAAGAGTTTAAATCATATTCTTCGGTTTATTGCTCCAGGCACACCTATACGGGAAGGGATTGATAATGTACTTCGTGCCAAAACAGGTGGTTTAATTGTTGTGGGCTATAATGAAATAGTTAAAGAGGTTGTAGATGGGGGTTTTCAAATAAATAGCCCTTTTTCACCAGCTTATTTATATGAACTTGCCAAGATGGACGGAGCAATCATTCTAAATGAATCCGGAAGCAAGATTTTATATGCAAATGCACAACTTGTCCCAAGTACAAATACACTGTCTACTGAAACCGGTATGCGTCACCGGACGGCGGAGCGGGTTGCAAGGCAAACAGGTGCACTTGTAGTTGCTATTTCACAACGTAGAAACGTCATTACCCTTTATCAAGGAGAATTCCGTTACGCACTAAAGGATATCGGTGTTATCTTAACAAAAGCCAATCAAGCGATACAAACTTTAGAAAAATATAAAACAGTGCTTGATCAAGCGATTACAGATCTTGGTGCACTTGAGTTTGAAGAGCTAGTAACTCATGCTGAGGTATTACAGGTTCTTCACCGCATTGAGATGGTACTTCGTATCAAAAGTGAGATTCTTTGCTATATTAATGAATTAGGAACAGAGGGAAGACTTCTTCGCTTGCAAATGACAGAGCTTCTAGTGAACGTAGAAAAAGAAGCGGCTCTAGTCATAAAGGATTATATGAAGGATCGAGCTAGTGAGCCTTATGAAATTTTAGATAAACTACAAGAGCTATCAAATGAGGAATTACTAGATGATACGATTATCTTGAAATTATTAGGATATTCAGTTGCAACAGACCCAGATGAAGTAATAGCTACCAGGGGATATCGTATTTTAAACAAAATCCCTAGACTACCTCCACTTATCATAGAAAATTTAGTATCAACCTTTCAAAATATGAAACAAATTATGCAATCATCCGTAGAACAGTTAGACGAGGTTGAAGGGATAGGGGAGGTACGCGCAAGAAAGATCAAAGAGGGGTTAAAAAGAATTAGAGAGCAGTTATTTATTGATAGGCAAATATGA
- the radA gene encoding DNA repair protein RadA, whose product MAKKKTKFICQSCGYESPKWMGKCPGCEAWNTFVEEIEAKPSRRGAFVHSNSSIVTKPSPISSIETSSEPRMYTSISEFNRVLGGGIVRGSLVLIGGDPGIGKSTLLLQVSSQLASKEKVLYISGEESVKQTKLRSDRLGVVSDQLFVLAETDLEYISQAIEQTNPGFVVVDSIQTVYHSEVTSAPGSVSQVRECTSELMKIAKTKGIAIFIVGHVTKEGSIAGPRLLEHMVDTVLYFEGERHHTYRILRAVKNRFGSTNEMGIFEMKESGLEEVANPSEIFLEERSKGAAGSTVVASMEGTRPVLVEIQALISPTSFGNPRRMATGIDHNRVSLLMAVLEKRVGLLLQNQDAYLKVAGGVKLDEPAIDLAVAISIASSFRDQPPKPTDVFIGEVGLTGEVRRVARIEQRVQEAAKLGFERVIIPERNLGGWTVPKGVEVVGVASVREALQYTLGG is encoded by the coding sequence ATGGCAAAGAAAAAAACAAAGTTTATCTGTCAATCATGTGGTTATGAATCACCAAAATGGATGGGGAAGTGCCCAGGATGTGAAGCATGGAATACATTTGTTGAAGAAATCGAAGCAAAGCCCTCAAGAAGAGGTGCGTTTGTCCACAGTAATTCCTCAATCGTTACCAAACCTTCACCTATCTCTTCAATTGAAACAAGTAGCGAGCCCCGTATGTACACTTCAATTTCTGAATTTAATCGTGTTCTTGGAGGGGGGATTGTAAGAGGGTCTCTCGTATTAATAGGCGGTGATCCAGGGATCGGAAAGTCGACATTATTGTTACAAGTTTCTTCACAGCTTGCGAGTAAAGAAAAAGTTTTATATATCTCAGGTGAAGAATCAGTTAAACAGACAAAACTACGCTCAGACCGTCTTGGTGTTGTTTCTGACCAGTTATTTGTTTTGGCTGAAACAGACTTAGAGTATATTTCCCAGGCTATCGAACAAACAAACCCCGGATTTGTAGTCGTAGATTCAATTCAAACAGTCTATCATTCAGAAGTTACATCCGCACCTGGCAGTGTTTCGCAAGTAAGAGAATGTACTTCTGAATTGATGAAAATTGCGAAAACGAAAGGGATTGCTATTTTTATTGTAGGTCATGTTACTAAAGAGGGATCCATTGCAGGTCCGAGATTATTAGAACACATGGTGGATACAGTTTTATACTTCGAAGGAGAGAGACATCATACATACCGTATTTTGAGAGCAGTAAAAAACCGGTTTGGATCTACAAATGAAATGGGCATTTTTGAAATGAAGGAATCGGGATTAGAAGAAGTAGCTAATCCGTCAGAAATTTTCTTAGAAGAACGGTCAAAGGGAGCGGCAGGATCAACTGTTGTCGCTTCAATGGAGGGAACACGACCGGTATTAGTAGAAATTCAAGCATTAATATCTCCAACTAGCTTTGGAAATCCTAGACGTATGGCAACCGGTATAGATCATAACCGTGTATCCTTACTAATGGCTGTTCTTGAAAAGAGAGTTGGACTTCTCTTACAAAATCAAGATGCATATTTGAAGGTAGCAGGAGGAGTAAAGCTGGATGAACCTGCAATTGATCTAGCAGTCGCTATAAGTATTGCTTCTAGTTTTCGTGATCAACCACCAAAACCTACCGATGTGTTCATTGGAGAGGTCGGTCTAACAGGTGAAGTAAGGCGAGTAGCAAGGATTGAACAAAGGGTTCAGGAGGCTGCTAAACTTGGTTTTGAACGAGTAATTATTCCAGAGCGTAATTTAGGAGGATGGACAGTACCAAAAGGAGTAGAGGTTGTTGGAGTAGCAAGTGTGAGGGAAGCTCTACAATACACGTTAGGGGGATAA